The genomic stretch ACAGGGTGGCCGACGGCGCCGATCCCTCGAGCATGAGGCGGGTGCCACCGAGGCGGAAGAAGGCGAGGCCGGGCGGGTCGAACGTGGCGATCAGCTCGAGCCCGAGCACGTCGCGGTAGAACTCGACCGACCGCCGGAGGTCGCCCGCCTTCTGGGCCACCTGGTGCAATGGTCCGATGCCGAGGGGTCCCGCGCCCATGGCCCGAGCCTACGCACGGGGCGGTCCAGGTTCCGGCGGCGGCCGTCGGGGGTACCTGACCGAGGTTCGCGACACGAGGGAGATCGGACCATGCCCCAGCCTGCGCCCCTACGCACCTTCCAGGACGTCACCGTCCCCGAGGCGGGGACGTACGAGATCGACCCCTCGCACTCGGTCGTGGAGTTCGTCGTGCGCCACCTCGGCCTGGCCAAGGTGAGAGGCCGGTTCAACGAGTTCACCGGCGTCATCGAGGT from Acidimicrobiales bacterium encodes the following:
- a CDS encoding VOC family protein, with the translated sequence MGAGPLGIGPLHQVAQKAGDLRRSVEFYRDVLGLELIATFDPPGLAFFRLGGTRLMLEGSAPSATLYLRVDDIGATVDELRRRGVAFEEEPRVIFRDDEGRFGAPGQEEWMTFFRDPDGNLLALASRR